The Magnolia sinica isolate HGM2019 chromosome 9, MsV1, whole genome shotgun sequence genome contains a region encoding:
- the LOC131254980 gene encoding uncharacterized protein LOC131254980: MCLAFSLTLTGEARKWFWQLKPQSIISFTQLSKAFITNFIRGKERLKPASHLLNIVQKEDELLKDYIKHFNLEIMQVQGHSEEITLTAMMRGLREGRFLFSLNKNPPMTMIDLLNRAQKYSNAKELFVLRKATRKKGSSARERRPKEEPTSIDDKRRKDHKLIKSQRTIRRPENRFNSYTPSI; this comes from the coding sequence ATGTGCCTAGCATTCTCCTTAACCTTGACAGGAGAGGCTCGAAAGTGGTTCTGGCAACTGAAGCCGCAATCGATCATCTCTTTCACACAGCTCAGCAAAGCGTTTATCACCAACTTCATCAGAGGAAAGGAGAGGCTCAAGCCAGCTTCTCATCTCCTCAATAttgttcagaaagaagatgagtTGCTAAAAGATTACATTAAACATTTCAACCTGGAAATAATGCAAGTACAAGGACATTCGGAAGAGATCACTCTAACTGCCATGATGAGAGGTCTAAGGGAAGGAAGATTCCTCTTTTCGCTCAACAAAAACCCCCCAATGACAATGATCGATCTCCTAAATCGGGCACAGAAATACTCCAACGCCAAAGAACTTTTTGTCTTACGAAAGGCCACTCGGAAGAAAGGAAGCTCAGCCAGAGAGAGGCGACCTAAGGAGGAGCCGACCTCAATCGATGACAAGAGAAGGAAAGACCACAAGTTGATCAAAAGTCAGCGCACTATTAGGCGACCTGAGAACAGGTTCAATTCGTACACCCCATCAATATGA